In Cinclus cinclus chromosome 13, bCinCin1.1, whole genome shotgun sequence, a genomic segment contains:
- the CEP152 gene encoding centrosomal protein of 152 kDa, producing MSLDFDSGALQTQHEDEDYDQEDYAREQELQQLLTDLPHDMLEDSGDQLSSFSDCSIQETEEQSHEPGKLDGRWKDHPLISDPPNGYEQGQNLHPEQFLCDQQTDHVEKHGKNWNGLHNDKEKKHLYDVKEDCCGQDGQDDPDHLYLGRDGFNSPSCYQENNVYHLPENFRPYSNGHKPEFNNQQIKIINFSDDPKEHLKQFVASDLVNGQSPESYKVTYKPYQNGIHQNIPGIQEGNRRNEVFEDLQHEFLVNDENSSENMQILQLQVLNKARERQLEELNEKLEKSAQQIRYLNHQLSMVKDEKDGLALSLHESQKLYQNGKEREMHLEGQIKALETQIQTLTTNEEQILKQSKVAEVAMESMQKQLLELQRSDALQRAREQHEAIISALKQKYEQQVLSLEQKLDTTQSALREQKEVCKNLGEHVKQLEKLLEETKCEKTEIINRLTRSLEESQKQCANLLQTGSVQETNQLRFQLQQAQSAQIISNNMNKALQEELMELKEEIALYESAARLGVFLNDAGGERHMSLGDSYVELGIKKITGKKPRFCSAIQNRDMDKELSKDEIIVELKAELERLLSSNKMKRNQITQLQNSLKDCQETLEEYKQLKAEKASRDPEPVTNLKDASDNLKNEVLRLKKANEALLQEVEAHTSAIEELKENEEKLKSLNQDLCCQMRKMVQDFDHDKQEAIDRCERTYQQHHEDTKAHFEKELMERFAVEKQQLVQTSEETISQLKDNIEELNKEITAVKECYIGVCREKDSLETTLRQKFQQEQQLKEEKLKRQLLEEKEASLKLLRTELEEEHIRSMIAAKKQWLEEKSQQVQEVALAKVHWEKEEKENKEQVIAKLEREGQSRLEEVRRTVVQCNDCSCQTDQVTVVDEASTKELEGTVEDQRLQTQKALRENTASEEVLKEFELENKYCKNLASQVDAALTQAHAKWLQEYKQNLKIEQEKWEKEHQKTTAKQLALVLSAAEEKWKKEYECTERSGLRVKELEEKIISLRRELELKKEEIPAAVKAELAKARVQWNKEKQEEILQIQEQNERDYQSFLDDHRNRIKEVLATAREDLAKQKNDLSIQKDAEIKMLLDQKQREWEAEGAKRLQDEIIRYEEKTLVELEYLLSEIHEELVKCTQSKHYWKDKFFDSHVQLTSQGNDKLKACLQKAYRTTVCTILEKKEREWKERYEELVSNTNQESYPYPQHGAGNTGDVARPPVCNAGHQADAQRRLRRQTPLQEAGTDKGICQKCTERNLGSQEDLCCRCCCQQIEKRESVCQDLKRELEMAHKHLQLAVKVYEAKSEQIQENEMVPGALIAENSETSTKLKDQGSPPRSLSRGGIPKPCASSDSVKGLEEMRAHYIKALSKIKCDMLCYIRESKERAAEMIKVEVLRERQETARRMRKYYLTCLQQLLTDNGKHEGAEKKIMDAASKLATMAKGLETPLRHVPLRKSACSALCINSDPGGECSKRDCVRWTTSHRMESKSHSESSTEKAADKAVQKRVPRDLIQQFDATQTKTQHVLCETVASDIQNRNNSQNLDGASGGVLPECYPNKDGRREKYGPIANKGKGPLCAASNGNSPPSAGQGTLQNMQAPSVANGHTSSGPAHHMLKSKNGRTGLKEDKCIQSCGKWKTKSKRTQEFDFKDTPERDEGSSSEWSSGNGSLHLDCGEMHLLCPQQKANANAQAQTVFCEEFPHIRSFSSADENVTSWRDISSGSGKILSTKSSTKAYSRSQQITNPEHTSFLNS from the exons ATGTCCCTTGACTTTGATAGTGGAGCTCTACAAACTCAACATGAAGATGAAGACTATGACCAAGAAGATTATGCAAGAGAGCAAGAG TTGCAACAATTGTTGACAGACCTTCCCCATGATATGCTGGAGGACAGTGGAGACCAACTCTCCAGTTTCTCAGACTGTAGCATTCAGGAGACTGAGGAGCA GTCACATGAGCCTGGGAAACTTGATGGAAGGTGGAAAGATCATCCATTGATCAGTGATCCTCCAAAT GGCTATGAACAAGGACAAAATCTGCACCCTGAACAATTCTTGTGTGACCAGCAAACTGATCACGTTGAAAAACATGGGAAGAATTGGAATGGCCTACATAATgataaagagaagaaacatttatATGATGTTAAAGAAGATTGCTGTGGCCAGGATGGCCAAGATGATCCAGATCATCTGTATCTTGGTAGAGATGGGTTTAACTCTCCAAGTTGCTACCAAGAGAACAATGTGTATCATCTTCCTGAAAACTTCAGGCCTTATTCAAATGGCCATAAACCAGAATTTAACAAccagcaaattaaaataataaatttttcagATGATCCAAAGGAACATCTTAAG CAGTTTGTTGCATCTGATCTTGTCAATGGCCAATCACCAGAATCTTACAAAGTGACTTATAAACCATACCAAAATGGCATTCATCAAAATATTCCAGGAATCCAAGAAGGAAATAGAAGAAATGAAGTGTTTGAAGATCTGCAACATGAATTCTTGGTCAATGATGAAA ATTCTTCAGAAAATATGCAGATCCTTCAACTTCAAGTTCTAAATAAAGCAAGGGAAAGACAACTGGAAGAACTTAATGAAAAGCTAGAAAAGAGTGCACAGCAGATTAGGTATTTGAATCATCAGCTTTCAATGGTCAAAG ATGAAAAGGATGGTTTGGCTCTTAGTCTCCATGAGTCTCAGAAACTCTATCAGAATGGAAAGGAACGGGAAATGCATCTTGAAGGTCAAATCAAAGCCCTTGAAACTCAAATTCAGACTCTTACTACCAATGAGGAGCAG ATACTGAAGCAATCCAAAGTGGCAGAGGTGGCCATGGAAAGCATGCAAAAGCAGCTGTTAGAACTTCAGCGATCAGATGCCCTCCAGCGAGCCAGAGAACAACATGAGGCCATTATTTCTGCACTCAAGCAGAAGTATGAACAGCAAGTATTGTCATTAGAGCAGAAGCTTGACACTACACAATCTGCACTCCGAGAGCAg AAAGAGGTTTGTAAAAATCTGGGAGAACATGTTAAGCAGCTTGAAAAATTGCTGGAAGAAACCAAATgtgaaaaaactgaaataataaatcGACTGACAAGAAGCCTAGAAGAAAGCCAAAAGCAGTGTGCAAATTTACTGCAAACAG GTTCAGTGCAGGAGACAAATCAGTTACGGTTTCAATTGCAGCAAGCTCAGTCTGCACAAATAATAAGCAACAACATGAACAAGGCTTTGCAg GAAGAATTAATGgaactgaaagaagaaatagcTTTGTATGAATCTGCTGCCAGGCTTGGAGTGTTTTTGAATGATGCAGGTGGAGAGCGACATATGAGCTTGGGTGATTCCTATGTAGAactgggaattaaaaaaatcacagggaaGAAGCCAAGATTCTGCAG TGCAATACAGAACAGAGACATGGATAAAGAACTCTCTAAAGATGAAATTATTGTAGAATTAAAAGCTGAGCTGGAACGTTTATTGAGCAGTAATAAAATGAAGAGAAACCAGATTACTCAACTACAAAATAGTCTTAAAGATTGCCAGGAGACACTAGAGGAATACAAGCAGTTGAAAGCAGAGAAAGCATCAAGAGATCCAGAG cctGTCACAAATTTGAAGGATGCTTCTGATAATCTAAAGAACGAAGTTCTGAGACTCAAAAAGGCTAATGAAGCTTTACTGCAGGAAGTTGAG GCACATACTTCAGCTATTGAAgaactgaaggaaaatgaggaaaaactgaaaagcttAAATCAAGACCTCTGTTGTCAGATGAGAAAAATGGTTCAGGATTTTGATCATGATAAGCAAGAAGCCATTGATAG GTGTGAAAGAACTTACCAGCAACATCATGAGGACACCAAAGCACATTTTGAGAAAGAGCTGATGGAGAGGTTTGctgtggaaaagcagcagcttgttCAAACTTCTGAAGAGACAATCTCGCAGTTAAA GGATAATATAGAGGAGCTGAACAAAGAGATTACTGCTGTGAAAGAATGTTACATTGGAGTTTGTCGGGAGAAGGACAGCTTGGAAACTACTTTAAGACAGAAATttcagcaagagcagcagctgaaggaagagaaG CTCAAGAGACAGTtactagaagaaaaagaagcctCCCTTAAACTTCTGAGGACTGAGCTTGAAGAGGAACACATCAGGTCTATGATAGCAGCAAAGAAGCAGTGgctggaagaaaaaagccaGCAGGTTCAAGAAGTTGCATTAGCCAAAGTTCattgggaaaaggaagaaaaagag aataaAGAACAAGTCATTGCCAAATTAGAAAGAGAAGGGCAAAGTAGGCTGGAAGAAGTGAGAAGAACTGTAGTTCAATGTAATGACTGCAGCTGCCAAACTGATCAAGTTACAGTTGTGGATGAAGCTTCAACTAAAGAGTTAGAAGGGACTGTTGAAGACCAGAGGCTACAGACCCAGAAGGCTCTGAGAGAAAATACAGCCTCTGAAGAGGTCTTAAAAGAATttgaactggaaaataaatactgtaaaaatcttgCCAGCCAG GTAGATGCAGCTTTAACCCAAGCCCATGCCAAGTGGCTGCAAGAGTACAAACAAAATCTAAAGATAGAacaagaaaaatgggaaaaggaacaCCAAAAGACTACAGCAAAGCAG TTAGCCCTGGTTCTCTCAGCTGCTGaggagaaatggaagaaagaatATGAATGTACAGAGAGATCTGGACTAAGAGTTAAAGAACTAgaagaaaagataatttctCTGAGGAGAGAATTGGAGCTAAAGAAAGAGGAAATCCCTGCagctgtcaaagcagaactagCAAAAGCCCGTGTGCAGtggaacaaagaaaagcaagaagaaattCTGCAGATACAAGAGCAAAATGAGAGAGATTACCAGTCCTTCTTAGATGATCATAGAAACAGGATTAAGGAGGTCCTTGCAACAGCAAGGGAGGACCTTGCAAAGCAGAAGAATGATCTCTCCATTCAGAAAGATGCAGAAATAAAGATGTTGCTAGACCAAAAGCAGCGAGAATGGGAGGCTGAGGGAGCCAAGCGACTACAGGATGAAATTATACGGTATGAGGAGAAGACCCTGGTTGAGCTGGAGTATTTGTTGAGTGAAATTCATGAAGAACTAGTCAAGTGCACACAGAGTAAACATTATTGGAAGGACAAGTTTTTTGACTCTCATGTTCAATTAACCAGTCAAGGCAATGACAAACTGAAGGCTTGTTTACAAAAGGCCTATAGAACCACAGTCTGCACaattctggaaaagaaagagcGAGAATGGAAAGAG AGATATGAAGAGCTAGTGAGCAATACAAATCAAGAATCATACCCTTACCCACAACATGGTGCAGGAAACACTGGGGATGTGGCAAGACCCCCTGTGTGCAATGCTGGACACCAAGCAGATGCACAAAGGAGATTGAGAAGACAGACACCCTTGCAGGAAGCTGGAACAGACAAAGGTATTTG tcagaaatgcacagaaaggaaCCTTGGGTCTCAGGAAGATTTgtgctgcagatgctgctgccagcagattGAAAAAAGAGAGTCTGTGTGCCAGGACTTGaaaagagagctggagatggCCCACAAACATCTTCAGCTTGCTGTGAAGGTATATGAAGCTAAGTCAGAGCAAATCCAAG aaaatgagATGGTTCCAGGAGCTCTAATTGCAGAAAACTCTGAGACAAGCACTAAACTGAAAGACCAGGGATCACCACCAAG GTCACTGTCAAGGGGAGGTATCCCAAAACCTTGTGCATCTTCTGACTCTGTGAAAGGTCTGGAAGAAATGCGTGCTCACTACATTAAAGCTTTGAGCAAGATTAAGT GTGATATGCTTTGTTATATCCGTGAAAGTAAGGAACGAGCTGCTGAAATGATTAAAGTGGAGGTTTTAAGAGAGCGCCAAGAGACAGCACGGAGAATGCGCAAATACTACTTGACATGCCTTCAACAATTGCTCACTGATAATGGCAAACACGAAGG agctgaaaaaaaaataatggatgCTGCCAGTAAACTTGCTACAATGGCTAAAGGACTGGAAACGCCTCTCCGGCACGTTCCCCTGCGCAAATCTGCCTGCTCAG CTCTGTGTATAAATTCTGATCCCGGAGGTGAGTGCTCCAAAAGAGATTGTGTGCGTTGGACTACGTCACACCGTATGGAAAGCAAATCACATAGTGAAAGCAGTACTGAAAAAGCTGCTGATAAAGCTGTCCAAAAGCGTGTTCCACGTGACTTGATACAGCAGTTTGATGCCACACAGACCAAAACTCAACATGTGCTTTGTGAAACAGTGGCTTCAGATATTCAGAACAGGAATAATTCTCAAAATCTGGATGGTGCTTCTGGAGGTGTTCTACCAGAATGCTATCCAAATAAAgatggaagaagagaaaaatatggcCCCATTGCAAATAAAGGCAAAGGACCTTTGTGTGCTGCGAGTAATGGCAATTCTCCTCCCTCTGCTGGTCAGGGAACACTACAGAATATGCAAGCACCCAGTGTTGCAAATGGCCACACCAGCTCTGGCCCAGCTCATCATATGCTTAAGAGCAAGAATGGAAGAACAGGCTTGAAAGAGGATAAATGTATCCAGTCAtgtggaaaatggaaaactaaGTCTAAGAGAACTCAggaatttgattttaaagacaCTCCAGAAAGAGAtgaaggaagcagcagtgaaTGGAGTTCTGGGAATGGAAGCTTGCATCTGGATTGTGGTGAAATGCATCTCTTGTGTCCTCAACAAAAAGCTAATGCTAATGCTCAAGCACAGACTGTATTCTGTGAAGAGTTTCCTCACATCAGgtcattttcctctgctgatgAAAACGTTACTTCTTGGAGAGACATTTCTAGTGGCAGTGGCAAGATTCTCAGTacaaaaagcagcacaaaagctTACAGTAGAAGCCAGCAGATAACAAACCCAGAGCATACTTCATTCCTCAACTCTTGA